The sequence below is a genomic window from Brevibacillus agri.
GGCACTCGCAGAAATGATGAAATCGCTCGGAGGATCACCATGACGCAGATGAGGTTCCTTTACCCCGTAGACCTGCAGTTTTTTAGCGGCGAAAAAACGGAGAAGGCGACTCCCAAGAAAAAGGAGGATGCCCGAAAAAAGGGGCAGGTGGCGAAAAGCCAGGATCTCTCTCCTTCCATCGTATTGACTTCGTTCTTTTTTTTGCTGATGATGCTCGGGCCTTCCATGCTCAGTACGTTCCAGAACCTGATGCGAGAAGCGCTTATCACGTTTACGAGCTGGCAGTTGAACGAAGAGAATCTGAAAGTCATCGTCATGTCGATGGCCTTCGAGGCGCTGAAAATCGTGGGCCCTGTACTGGGGCTGGCCTTTCTGGTCGCCTTCGCCGTCAATTACATGCAGGTGGGCTGGATGATTAGTACGGAGCCGCTGCAGATGAAGCTGGAGAAGCTGGACCCGATCAAAGGAGCCAAACGCATTTTCTCCATGCGCTCCCTCGTCGAATTGCTGAAATCGCTATTGAAAATCAGTGCTTGCATGTATGTGGCTTACGTCATTTTATGGAGTGCAAAAGAACAAGTCACCCAGCTTTCCTTGCTCTCGCTGGGGAGCGTCCTGTCTTTTACAGGAACTGAAGTAACCAAACTCGGAATTTACATCGGTTTGCTGCTGTTCATTCTGGCGATTATGGATTACGCCTATCAACGGTATGAACATGAAAAGAATTTGCGGATGTCCAAACAGGACATTAAAGACGAGCACAAGCAGGCGGAAGGGGACCCGCTAATCAAAGGGAAAATTCGCGAGAGGCAGCGGAGCATGGCGCTGCGTCGGATGATGCAAGAGCTGCCGAAAGCGGACGTCATCATTACGAACCCGACCCACTTTGCCGTCGCAATCCGCTACGATGCCAGTGCAATGAGCGCCCCTACGGTAGTGGCAAAAGGCCAGGATTACCTGGCGCTGAAAATCAGAGAGGTGGCCAAGAAGCACCGGATTGTTACGATGGAAAACAAGCCCCTGGCCCGGGCTCTCTATAGTCAGGTTGAAATTGGACAACAAATTCCCGAAGAGATGTTTAAAGCGGTCGCGGAAGTCCTCGCGTACGTCTACAAGCTGCAAGGGAAAGTGAAATAACGAGGAAGGAGGATGAACGGTGGGATTTCGATTCAAGGAAATTGGTACGATTCTATTTGTGATAAGCATTGTTGTCATGATGGTAATCCCACTCCCTTCTGGGCTTCTTGATTTGCTGCTCATTTTGAATATCTCCCTTGCGTTGACCATTTTGCTTGTGTCGATGTACACAAAAGAAACGCTGGAGTTCTCCATTTTTCCGACAGTGCTTTTGATTACGACGTTGTTTCGGCTCGCTTTGAACGTGTCCACGACGCGGAACATTTTGTCGCATGGGGAAGGCGGACAAGTGATCGAGACGTTTGGCAGCTTTGTCGTCGGTGGGAACCAGGTAGTCGGATTCGTCGTGTTTCTGATTCTGATCGTCATTCAGTTCATCGTCATTACAAAAGGCTCCGAGCGTGTCGCAGAAGTAGCCGCACGCTTTACGCTCGACGCGATGCCAGGGAAGCAAATGAGTATCGACGCGGACTTGAATGCAGGGATGATTACAGAAGCAGAAGCGCGTGTACGGAGAAAAAAGATCGAAAATGAGGCAGACTTTTACGGGGCCATGGATGGTGCCAGCAAATTCGTCAAAGGGGACGCCATCGCAGGAATTATCATCTTTATTGTGAACATCATCGGCGGATTCATCATCGGGATGCTTGTTCATGGCTTCAGCTTTCAAGAATCTGCTTCCCGTTTTACCACCATGTCGGTCGGGGATGCACTCGTCAGCCAGATTCCTGCGCTGCTCATCTCGACCGCAGCCGGGATCATCGTCACTCGCTCCACCTCCGGGGAAGGGCTGGGCGACGACATCGCCCGGCAAATGTTCTCCTTTCCGCGCCTTTTGTACATCGTAGCTGGCTGCATGCTGCTGCTTGGCCTGTTCACCCCAATCGGGCTGCTGCCTGTTTTGCCGGTGTCCGGGATCATGGGTTACGCAGCGTGGCGGATGGACAAGAAGCAGAAGATCGAGATTCAGGAATCGGCAGACAAGGTGGAGGAGCAGCAAATCGAAGAAGTGCGCAGTCCGGAAAGCGTGGTCAACCTTTTGCAAGTGGACCCGATCGAGTTCGAATTTGGCTACGGCCTGATTCCGCTCGCTGACGTAAAGCAAGGCGGGGACCTGCTGGATCGCGTCATCATGATTCGCAGACAGATCGCGCTGGAAATGGGGATCGTCGTTCCCGTCATCCGCATCCGCGACAATATTCAGTTGCGGCCAAACGAATACATGATAAAAATCAAAGGCAACCAGGTCGCCAAAGGGGAAATTCTGCTCGATCACTACCTCGCCATGAGCCCTGGAATTGACGATGATTCCATTGTCGGGATCGAAACAGTAGAGCCTGCGTTTGGATTGCCTGCATTATGGGTAACAGAAGAAAATAAGGAGATTGCCGAGCTGTCTGGCTACACGGTAGTCGATCCGCCGTCTGTCGTAGCGACGCATCTCACAGAAGTGGTCAAGCGCCACGCGCATGAGCTGCTCGGCCGACAAGAAACGCGGGCGCTTATCGACAACGTGCGAGAAGTGGCCCCGGTACTGGTGGACGAGCTCATTCCAGGACTTTTGTCGATTGGCGATGTGCAAAAAGTACTGCAGAAGCTGTTGCGTGAAAAAGTGTCGGTTCGCAATCTGCAAGTCATTCTCGAAGCGTTGGCGGACCACGCCATGTTTACAAAAGACCCGGAAGTGCTGACCGAGTACGTAAGACAGGCGATGTCCAGACAGATTACGCTGCAGTTTACAGAGCCCGGACAGCCTTTGCGGGTGCTGACAGCAGGCGCCGGCTTGGAAAAAGCAATCTCCGAGCGGGTGGAACAGTCTGAGCAGGGAAGCTACCTGGCGATGGACCCAGAGACGTCGCAACGGATCTTCCAAAGCATGTCGGCGGAAGTGAGCAAAATGATTAACTCCGGCCAGCAGCCGATCATCCTCTCGTCACCGGCCATTCGCATGTACCTGCGTCAGTTGGTGGAGCGAATGATGCCTGATATTCCTGTATTGTCGTACAGCGAGCTAGAGCCAAATGTTGAAGTGCAAAGCGTAGGGATGGTGAACATTTCGTGAGGGTAAAACGTTACATTGTCGATTCGATGCCAGAGGCGATGGAAAAAATCAGGCTCGATCTGGGAATAGACGCAGTCATCCTGAACTCCAAATCGATCAAGACAGGCGGATTGTTCGGTATGTTTGGCAAACAGAAAATCGAAGTAATCGCTGCTGTCGATGAAAAGGCAACGGAACGCGAGAGTGCTCCGGTCGCGGATGAGCATCGGTCGAAGGACGTTTTCTCCACTGGGCAGACGGGTACCTACACGGCTCAGCAAGCTTATCGCAGAGCCAACCAGGCAAAAGAAGCCGCTGAGCGAGCGATGCCGCAACGAAGCGAGCCAAGGACGCCGGACAATCCGGCATCTGCCCCGGCTGCTGTGGCGACGCGCACGGAGGCGGCACAGCCGGCCAGCCGGCAGAGGGAAGTTGCGGTCAAAGAAGCTCCCGCCGAGCAGGCAAAGGAAAGCGCGGCAGCTCCCAGCAGCACGACGCACGATGCCCTCGCGAACGAAGTCCGCGACATGCGGCAAATGTTCCAGAAGCTGTTGGTCAACGATCTCAGCCAGCAACTGCCGCCCGCCGTGCAGGAAGTACGCAGCCGGCTGGTCAGGCAGGAGACGGCGGAAGAGGTGACGGCGGAAATCATCCGCAAGCTGATGGAGCAGGCGCAACCTCAGGGCGGATGGAGCGAGGAAACGGCTTTTCGCGAGACGCGCAAGATCATTGCGTCGATGCTTGCGCCCTACGCACCGAAGTCAGCAGGCATCCCGCGAAATGTCCAGTTCGCCTTCTTTTTCGGGCCTACGGGCGTAGGCAAGACGACCACGATCGCCAAGCTGGCAGCCAGCAGCATGCTGAAGGAAAAGCGCCGGATCGGGTTTATTACCGCAGATACGTACCGGATGGCAGCCGTGGAGCAGTTGAAGACGTACGCCAACATCTTGAATGTGCCGCTGGAGGTTGTGTTTTCTCCGAAAGAAATGGCCCCGGCTATGGAGCGTCTCAGCGACTGCGATCTCATTTTTGTCGACACGGCTGGCCGCAATTTCCGCAACGATGAATACGTGCAAGGGATTCGCGAGCTGGTCGAGCATGGGAAGAACAGCGTGAATTACCTCGTGCTGAGTCTCGGCTCGAAGTACAACGACATGAAAACCATCGTGGAAAACTTTGCGGAGGTCCCTGCCAAGCAGGTCATTTTCACCAAGGCAGACGAGACGAACAGCTACGGCTCGATCTTGAACATTTGCTATGAGAGCAAGCTTGCCCTCTCTTACTTCACGACGGGACAAAACGTGCCAGACGATATCGTGGCAGCCTCACCAGAGCTTGCGGCGACGATGATTATGGGAGATTGACTTAGATGAGAGACCAAGCAGAACAACTTCGCGTGCGCATGCAGCAATCCGGCGCAAGAGAAAAAACGACCCGGCTGGTGACCGTGACCAGTGGAAAAGGCGGGGTTGGCAAGTCCAATTTCAGCTTGAATTTTGGGCTTGGATTGCTCGAACGGGGCCATAAAGCAGTCTTGTTCGACGTCGATCTCGGCCTTGCCAACCTCGATGTGTTGATGGGGATTACGCCGAAGAAGCACCTGTTCCACTTGCTTGAGCCGGACACTGATGTTTGGGAAATCATTGAGCGAGGGCCCGGGGGACTGGAATTTATTGCGGGCGGGTCTGGATTTACCCAGATCATGCAACTGGACGAGCCGAAGCTGGATCGGCTGTTTTCCCGCCTGAATCCGTTGCAGGGCTATGCGGATACGATCATTTTTGATACGGGAGCGGGTTTGTCGAAGGAGTCGTTGCGCTTCATGCTCTCGTCGGATGAAGTCATCCTGGTGACAACGCCGGAGCCGCCCGCGATTACGGACGCTTACGCCGTGATTAAAATGCTCCACGCCCGCAACCCTGCGGTTGTCATCCGCCTGGTCATCAATCGCGTCTCCTCGGAGAGAGAAGGCAAGATGACGGCCGACAAGCTGGCGATGGTCGCCAAGCGGTTTCTGGACATGGACATCCAGTCGCTTGGACATGTTTCTGACGATCCTCACGTATCAAAGGCTGTGAAGCAACAGCGTCCTTTTCTACTTACATATCCGCAATCGCAAGCCGCAAAAAGCATTCGGAATCTGGTAGCCCGGTATTTGGAGACTCCAGCCGATGCAGATGCAATGACGAGCGGGCTGAAAGGTTTTCTTGCGAGGCTGAAACACTTCATACGATAAGGCAAACAGGTAGGAAGGGAGTGACATTCGATTGAGCAAAATTCGAGTTCTGGTCACAGATGATTCTGCATTCATGCGTAAAGTTATTAGCGACATTTTATCAGGCGATCCCGAGATTGAAGTGATTGATCGAGCAAAGAATGGACTCGAATGTATCGAAAAGTGCAAACAACTCAGTCCGGATGTCCTCACACTGGACATCGAGATGCCGATCATGAACGGCCTGGAAGCATTGGAAAAGCTCATGGCAGACTGTCCGGTGCCAGTGGTTATGCTGAGCAGCCTGACACGCGAGGGAGCAGAGGCGACGATTCAGGCTTTGGAACTGGGTGCCTTTGACTTTATTACGAAGCCGTCTGGCCCGATTTCACTCGATATTCACAAAGTCGCGGATCGGCTGATCGAGCGGGTCAAAGCGGCGGTGGTAGCGAAAGGCCACATGCGCCGGACGCTGCGACCGAGCAGACCTGCCGCGCCAGAGCCAATGCGGCCAAGTCCGGCTTCTGCCACCGCTCCGGTGCGAACGGCACAGCCGCCTGTCCTGAACGCTTTGCCGCGACTGCAAAGCAGCGGAAAAGCAAGACTGGTCGTGCTGGGAACGTCGACAGGCGGCCCCAAGGCGCTGCAAAACGTCCTGACCGCAATCCCGGCTGGCTTCCCGGCACCGATCGCGATTGTGCAGCACATGCCGGCTGGTTTTACGAAATCGCTGGCGCAAAGGCTCGACTCCCTATGCCACATACGTGTGACGGAAGTAACGGACGGGGAATGGCTTGAGCCGGGCACAGCCTATATTGCACCAGGCGGGTATCACTTTGAGGTGCACCAGGCGAATGGAAAGCTGCAGGCCCACCTGCACCAGCAAGAGCCGCGGGGAGGTCACAGACCTTCTGTCGACGTCCTTTTTGAATCCGCCAGTCGATTGACAAATGTAGACAAATGGGCAATTATCATGACAGGCATGGGAAATGATGGGACCAAAGGTCTAAAGCAGATGAAGGAGCTTGGACCTGTTACCAGTATTATCGAAGACGAGTCGAGTTGTGTCGTATTCGGGATGCCACGAGCGGCGATCCAGGCAGGACTGGCAGATCATGTGGCCCCATTAGAAAAAATTCCAGAGCTGTTGTGCAAGCTCTTGCACTGATTTTGGGAGGTGGATCACCGATGGATATGAATCAGTATTTGGACATGTTTATTGAGGAGTCAAAAGAACACCTGCAAGCAATCAACGCCAATTTGTTGCTGTTGGAAAGTGATCCGGGAAACATTGCGCACGTCAAGGAAATTTTTCGTTCGGCGCACACCTTGAAAGGGATGTCGGCGACCATGGGCTTCGAAGATATGGCCAGCCTGACGCACGAAGCGGAAAACGTGCTCGATCTGATTCGCAACCAGAAGCTGACGATCACCAGTGACATCATGGATGTCATCTTTCAAAGCGTGGATCTGATCGAAAGCATGGTGATCGATATTACAGAAGGCGGAGACGGCTCGGCCGACGTATCGGGTCCGGTGAAAAAGCTGAGGGCGATTGTCTCCGGCGATTATTCCGCCGAACAGGAAGTGGCGGCGGCTGCGACAGCCGTAGCGGAAGAGGAAGCAGTCGAGGCGGCGCAAGCGGAAGGCACGCCTGCCGAGGACCACGACCTGGACGACTACGCGCTGATGGTGCTGAAGCAGTCCAAGGAGCTCGGCAACAACGTGATGTGGATCAAGGTCACGCTGAATGAGAACTGCCTGCTGAAAGCGGCGCGCGCCTACATGGTGTTCGACCAGTTGGAATCGATGGGGGAAGTCATCAAGACGAAGCCGTCGGTCGAGGATATCGAAAACGAGTGCTTCGAGCGATCTTTCGAGATCGCCTACGTCACCATGCAGTCTGCGGAAAAAGTCCGCAGCACGATTCTCAACATTTCGGAGATACAGGACGTTGCGATTGATCCGATTCAATTGAAAAAAGAAGCGCCACCAACTCCTGTAGTGACGGAAGCAGCCGCACCTGTGGAGAAAAAAGCGCCGGACAATGCCCAGGCAGCCGCTGCCAAGAAAGCGACCGCTGGCGGCAAAACGATCCGCGTCGACATCGACCGCCTGGACATTTTGATGAACCTGTTCAGCGAGCTGGTAATCGACCGCGGACGTCTGGAGCAGTTGGCTCGCGAGATCGGCAAAAGCGAGCTGCAGGAAACGGTGGAGCATATGAGCCGCATCAGCGGAGATTTGCAAAACATCATCCTGACGATGCGCATGGTTCCCGTCGAGCAAGTCTTCAATCGCTTCCCGCGCATGATTCGCGATTTGCAGAAGGAGCTACATAAAAAAGTGAATCTGGAAATCATCGGGGCGGAGACAGAGCTGGATCGCACCGTCATCGACGAGATCGGGGACCCGCTCAACCACTTGTTGCGCAACTCGCTCGACCACGGGATCGAATCGCCGGCAGATCGGAAAATGGCCGGAAAGCCGGAAGAAGGAACGATCGTACTGCGCGCGTTCCACAGCGGCAACCACGTCTTTATCGAAGTGAAAGACGACGGCGCAGGCATCAACAAGGAAAAAGTGCTGAAAAAAGCGATTGAACGGGGCATTGTGAATCCGGCCAACGCAGATAGCATGTCGGATAAGCAAATTCACGAACTGTTGTTCGCAGCGGGTTTTAGTACCGCTGAAGTGGTCTCGGATATTTCCGGCCGCGGCGTAGGGCTGGATGTCGTCAAATCCAAGATCGAATCGCTCGGCGGCAGCGTCGGTGTCGAATCTGTTCGCGGACAAGGAACGACTTTCCTGATCCAGCTCCCGCTGACGCTCTCGATCATTTCTGCGATGCTTGTGCAGGTAAAAGACGAGAAGTACGCGGTGCCGCTTTCCTCGATTATTGAAACGGCTGTGTTCAAGAAAGACCAGATCATGATGGCTCATCGCCAAAAGGTGATCGACTTCAGGGGACGCGTTGTTCCGCTCGTTTCCTTGCAGGACATTTTCCAGGTGCCGGACAACGGGGCGGACAAAGACGATGAAGTAGCGGTTGTCATCGTCCGCAAAGGGGAAAAAATGGCCGGCCTTGTGGTCGATTCCTTTATCGGCCAGCAGGAAATCGTCCTCAAATCACTTGGCAAGTACCTGGTCAACGTCTTTGCCATTTCGGGTGCAACGATCCTGGGAGACGGCCAAGTCGCTCTCATCATTGATTGCAACGCACTGATTAAGTAGAGGGAGGGGCAGCCACATGCTCGATCAAAAAGAAATCGTAAGCGAAGTCAAAGTGATTGTGTTTCGGTTGAAGGACGAAGAGTACGGGGTAGAAGTCAATCAAGTAAAATCGATCGAAAAGCTGGAGCACATCACCCGTGTTCCACGCACGCCCCAGTTCGTCAAAGGAGTTATCAACCTGCGCGGAGTAGTCACCCCGATCATTGACCTTCGCAACCGGTTCGGGCTGGAGGAAAGCCTCTATTCCGAATCGACCCGCATCATCATCGTCGCGGTAGGCGAACTGGAAGTCGGCTTGATTGTGGATGCTGCCAACGATGTCATCGACATCCCGGTCAATGCGATTGAGCCGCCGCCAGAAGTTGTAGGCGGGGTTGAAGCCGCTTATCTGCGCGGAGTAGCGAAGCTGGACAAACGACTGTTGATTTTGTTGAATCTCGATAAAGTATTGAGCACAGAGGAAATCAAACAACTGGACTCAATTGAGGGGTAAGAAAGATGGCCTATTTCACAAAGTTTGGGGATTTCCAATTTGATGTGCTGCGGGAAATCGGGAACATCGGTGCAGGACATGCTGCAACGGCTCTCTCCAAGCTGATGCAAAAAGAGATCGACATGAAAGTGCCTCAGGTCAGCATCATACCGTTTGACGAAGTGGCGGATTGTGTCGGTGGCGCGGAAGCGGTTGTCGTTACCGTCTTTTTACGAGTTGAAGGCGATTGTCCAGGAAACATGTTTTTCATTCTCGACCTGGACTCTGCGAGACATCTGCTGGAACAAATTACGGGGATCAACAAGGATGTTTATGATTGGGAAGAGCTGGAAATTTCGGCTCTTCACGAGATCGGCAATATTTTGACTGGGTCCTATCTCTCCTCACTGGCAGATTTCACACAGCTCAACCTGCAGCCTTCTGTACCTGCGCTCGCTGTGGATATGGCTGGAGCGATTCTCAGCTACGGATTAATAGCGTTGGGTCAAGCGGGTGACTTTGCCCTCACGATTGACACAGCTTTTTTTGAAGGCAATGAAAAAGTCAAAGGGAACTTTTTCCTTATCCCTGATCCTGAATCGCTTCCTATTCTATTTCGTTCATTAGGGGTTCCGTTCGATGGAGATTATTAAGATAGGTATGGCCGACCTCGGTGTGGCAAAGCCACCGAGCAAGCTACGAACCACAGGTCTGGGTTCTTGCGTAGGGGTTGTCCTCTACGATCATATCCATAAAATTGCAGGGATGGCACACGTTATGCTTCCGGAGTCTTCGCTGGCCAAAAGCGGGGAGGTGACGATCGGGAAGTACGCCGATACAGCGATTCCCCATCTGATCGAGTTGATGGAAAAAGCAGGTGCCCAAACCCGGAATATCGTCGCCAAAATCGCGGGTGGAGCACAGATGTTTGCCTTTCTCGGAAGCAGCGACACCATGCGGATTGGGCCTAGAAATGTCGAGGCTTGCAAACAGGCTTTGAAGGAAGCTCACATTAGAATCGTGGCAGAAGATACAGGGGGAAACTGCGGTCGGACAATAGAGATGGATGCCACCAGTGGGGTTCTTCAAATCCGTACGGTAAATCAAGGTGTGAAGGAAGTATAAGAATGTTGGGAACCATTTGGATAAATGCAGGCATGGGGTTGCTCGCTTTTGTCATCACATTTTGCACGGCACTTGCGAGTAATGTCTGGCTTGTCTCTCTGGAGCGGGCCGTCATTGCTCTGGTGATATTCTTCCTTGCCGCTTTTCCGATCCGCTTTGTTCTGGCTCTCGTCACCGAGACACCAGGCCAGTCCGTGACAGCAGAAGGACCAGAGGAGTCAACCGCTCCTCTGGCTGAAGGCGGGACAGAGGCGAAGCCGACAGAACAAACGGGTGAGACGGCGGCAGAGGAAGCATTTTCTCCGCTCTCCTTCACCAAGCTGGAGGCGGTACCTCCTACTGAGGATCCAGCCACCGTTGCAGAGGTCGTTAGGCGCTTAACAGATGAGTAAAGGTTGGTGACTATTCGTGGCACGGCTAACCAGTCAAGAAAAAGCAAAAGAGTTCGATAAATGGGTCATGTGGAAGCAAGAGGGCAGTCGCGAAGCGGAAGTTGATCTCATCACCAAGTTTTTGCCGCTGGTGGACAAGGTGGCAAATCGGCTGGCCATCAATTTGCCGGCTAACGTGGACAAGGATGACTTAATCAGCTACGGACGATTTGGGTTGCTGGACGCTTTGGCCAAATTCGATCATACGCGGGGACTGCAATTCGAGACATATGCTATGTGGCGCATTCGCGGAGCCATGATTGACGGCCTGCGTGAAAATGACTGGATCCCTCGCACCGTTCGGGACAAGGCCAAAAAAATCGAAGAAGCGTACACCACCTTGGAGCAGAAAATGCTGCGAATGCCAACCGATCAGGAAGTTTCCGAATATCTCGGAATAAGCGAAAAAGATCTGCAGCAGGTGTTTCTGGAAACCTCTTTGGCCAGCATGGTTTCCATTGACGAGGCAGTAGGGGAAGAGGACGAGCAGAAGACCGCAAGACATTCCTACATCGTGGACGAGCTGACTCCGCGACCGGAAACGGTAGCAGAAGTCGGCAGCTTGAAAGAAGTGCTAGTAGGTGTAATCGACAAGCTTCCAGAGAAGGAAAGACTCGTCGTCTCCCTGTTTTACTTCGAGGAGATGACGCTGTCCGAAATCGCTGAAATCATGAGCTTGTCACCTTCACGGATCTCCCAGCTTCATTCGAAGGCTCTTTTCCGGCTTCGTTCCGCCTTGTCGAGATGGAAGTCGCAATTGATGTAAACGTAATGTACCCAAGCTTGAGAGGGGTAGAATGTATGGAAGGGATCGGGAATTATAGACTAGAGGTAAAAATCTCAGCAGATAAACTAGAGGCAGAAATCTTTCTGAAAGTCGGGGAAGAAGACCTCGAAAGCATCGTGCTCAAGGAATCGGACGTCTACAACGCGCTGCAAACGAGCAAAGTGAAGGCGGGCATCCTCGAAGAAGTTGTGCAGGAGCTGTGTGCAATCCCTGCGAAGTATGCAAACGCCCGCGTCACGATTGCGCGCGGAGTCGCTCCAGTTGACGGAACCGATGCTTTTATCGAGTATCCGTATTTGGCAACTGTTTCCGATGAGGAAGGGCCAAAAGAACTGGAAGATGGCCGAGTCGATTTTTATAATATAACCAGCATACCGAATGTAGTAAAAGGACAGCTCTTAGCCCGCAAAATTCCAGCTACCCCTGGAACCCCGGGGACAGCAGTTACCGGAGAGCCCATCGCTCCCAAAGCAGGCAAGGAAATCAACATCAAGCCCGGCAAAAATGTCGTGCACAACCAGGAGCGTACGATGCTTTACGCTGCCATTGATGGACAAGTTTCCTTTACCGACCAGGACAAACTGAACGTCTTTCCCGTTTTTGAAGTGAACGGGGATGTCGATTTTGGTGTAGGCAACATTGACTTTGTGGGAACGGTGGTCATTCGCGGGAACGTATTGAACGGATTTCGGGTCAAGGCATCTGGCGATATCCGCGTGTTGGGAAGCGTGGAAGGAGCCGAACTGTACGCGGACGGGTCGATTGAGATTAAAAGCGGCATCGTGGCGCAGGACAAAGGCATGATCGTCGCAGGGAAGGACATCCGCACGTCGTTTATCCAAAATGCGAATGTGACGGCGGGCCATCAGGTGATCGTGTCGCAGAGCATCATGTTTTCCACCGTGCGGGCAGGAAAGCAAATCATTTGCAAAGGCCCGAAAGGCATTATTATCGGGGGCGTCCTGCAGGCGGGAGAAAAAATTGCCGCCCGGGTGTTCGGCAACAACAGCGCAACCCCTACCGTTTTGGAGGTAGGCGTGAAGCCGGAACTGCGCCAGGAACTGGCCAACATTCAAAAAGATTTGCAGAATGTGTATGAAAATTTACGCAAAACGGATCAGGGCCTGGGTGTGCTCAATCAAATTTTGCACTCAGGCAAGGAGCTTACAACCGAAAAGCGGATCATGCAAATCAAGCTGACCAATACGCGACTGGTTTTGGAAAAGGAATGCAAGGAGCTTGAAGCCCGGAAAAAGGAGCTGGAAATCGAGCTAAAAGGCGAAGGCCCCGCCGCCGTAGAGGTGTACCAAGTTATGTATCCGGGGATCAAGCTGACATTCGGCAAGCTCGTGCATTTTATCAAGCATGAGTACGCCCGGACGCGCTTTATCGTCCTCGATGGGGAAATCAGTACCGCAACCCTCATCTAAAAGCCGAGTTTGATTCCGCAGGCGAGGAAGGGAGTTGAGCTGTATGAGTTTGAAAGCGGTTGAATTGCAAGTGGCGCTGCCACGCACGTTAGAGGTCAGCCGGATTCAGGAGCACCAGCTACAACGGTCCATGCATGAAACACAGTCGATGATCGATCAGCGCAAAGATTTGGACGCGCACATGCGCCAGCGTCCGGCGAACGTCGATGAAACGCAAAAAAATCAGATTCGCGAGAGGGAGCAGGGACAGCAGCAGAAGCAGGAGGACCCAGCGCACAGCGCATCTGCCGAAGCAAAGAATGCCGCAGCAAAAGAGCACAGCTCCCCTTCCTCTGTCTCCATGCGAGATCCCATGCGCGGGCGCTTTATTGATATTTCCTTATAAAAGGAACAAAGTAAGACAAGCCAGAAGCAAAGGTGGCCAACATGGACCAAGTGTATCTCATCTTGATTGGAGCGGGAATCATCATCATGCTGCTTGCTTTTTTCCTGCAAAGAAAGACGCCGGATGATGCTGCCGCCATACCGACACAGCGACTGACAGACAAGGCAGAAACTGAAAAAAGCCTGCAACGGTTAAGCAAGCAGTTCAAGCAGGAAACCGCCCTTCTTTCTGCCGAATGGCAAGAAACAAGGGCTGATTTGCTTCACGAAATCGATCTGTTGAAAAAGCGGGTCGAGCAACTGGAGCAGCAATGGAACGAAAGAGCTGCCCATGCGCAAGTGGCCGCCTCCGCCGAGCAGGGGCAAGCGAATGGCGCGCAACCTGCGGCGGAGGATGTCGATATGCTGGCTTTGCGCGAGCGCTATCGGCGCGTGTTCGAGTTGAGCCGGGAAGGGCTCTCTCCTGACGAGATCGCCAAGCGGCTGGGCGCAGGCCGCGGGGAAATCGACCTCATTTTCGCGCTGGCGCAAAGGAACGAGCGAGGTTTTGCCGATGCGTAAACGCGAGCTGTTATTCGGATTTGGCGCAGGCTTGCTCGTGGCTGCTTCGATCATCGGTCTGGTCGCACCGAAAAGCGAAGCGCCACCGGCAG
It includes:
- a CDS encoding MinD/ParA family protein → MRDQAEQLRVRMQQSGAREKTTRLVTVTSGKGGVGKSNFSLNFGLGLLERGHKAVLFDVDLGLANLDVLMGITPKKHLFHLLEPDTDVWEIIERGPGGLEFIAGGSGFTQIMQLDEPKLDRLFSRLNPLQGYADTIIFDTGAGLSKESLRFMLSSDEVILVTTPEPPAITDAYAVIKMLHARNPAVVIRLVINRVSSEREGKMTADKLAMVAKRFLDMDIQSLGHVSDDPHVSKAVKQQRPFLLTYPQSQAAKSIRNLVARYLETPADADAMTSGLKGFLARLKHFIR
- the flhA gene encoding flagellar biosynthesis protein FlhA, whose translation is MGFRFKEIGTILFVISIVVMMVIPLPSGLLDLLLILNISLALTILLVSMYTKETLEFSIFPTVLLITTLFRLALNVSTTRNILSHGEGGQVIETFGSFVVGGNQVVGFVVFLILIVIQFIVITKGSERVAEVAARFTLDAMPGKQMSIDADLNAGMITEAEARVRRKKIENEADFYGAMDGASKFVKGDAIAGIIIFIVNIIGGFIIGMLVHGFSFQESASRFTTMSVGDALVSQIPALLISTAAGIIVTRSTSGEGLGDDIARQMFSFPRLLYIVAGCMLLLGLFTPIGLLPVLPVSGIMGYAAWRMDKKQKIEIQESADKVEEQQIEEVRSPESVVNLLQVDPIEFEFGYGLIPLADVKQGGDLLDRVIMIRRQIALEMGIVVPVIRIRDNIQLRPNEYMIKIKGNQVAKGEILLDHYLAMSPGIDDDSIVGIETVEPAFGLPALWVTEENKEIAELSGYTVVDPPSVVATHLTEVVKRHAHELLGRQETRALIDNVREVAPVLVDELIPGLLSIGDVQKVLQKLLREKVSVRNLQVILEALADHAMFTKDPEVLTEYVRQAMSRQITLQFTEPGQPLRVLTAGAGLEKAISERVEQSEQGSYLAMDPETSQRIFQSMSAEVSKMINSGQQPIILSSPAIRMYLRQLVERMMPDIPVLSYSELEPNVEVQSVGMVNIS
- the flhF gene encoding flagellar biosynthesis protein FlhF, which gives rise to MRVKRYIVDSMPEAMEKIRLDLGIDAVILNSKSIKTGGLFGMFGKQKIEVIAAVDEKATERESAPVADEHRSKDVFSTGQTGTYTAQQAYRRANQAKEAAERAMPQRSEPRTPDNPASAPAAVATRTEAAQPASRQREVAVKEAPAEQAKESAAAPSSTTHDALANEVRDMRQMFQKLLVNDLSQQLPPAVQEVRSRLVRQETAEEVTAEIIRKLMEQAQPQGGWSEETAFRETRKIIASMLAPYAPKSAGIPRNVQFAFFFGPTGVGKTTTIAKLAASSMLKEKRRIGFITADTYRMAAVEQLKTYANILNVPLEVVFSPKEMAPAMERLSDCDLIFVDTAGRNFRNDEYVQGIRELVEHGKNSVNYLVLSLGSKYNDMKTIVENFAEVPAKQVIFTKADETNSYGSILNICYESKLALSYFTTGQNVPDDIVAASPELAATMIMGD
- the flhB gene encoding flagellar biosynthesis protein FlhB, yielding MTQMRFLYPVDLQFFSGEKTEKATPKKKEDARKKGQVAKSQDLSPSIVLTSFFFLLMMLGPSMLSTFQNLMREALITFTSWQLNEENLKVIVMSMAFEALKIVGPVLGLAFLVAFAVNYMQVGWMISTEPLQMKLEKLDPIKGAKRIFSMRSLVELLKSLLKISACMYVAYVILWSAKEQVTQLSLLSLGSVLSFTGTEVTKLGIYIGLLLFILAIMDYAYQRYEHEKNLRMSKQDIKDEHKQAEGDPLIKGKIRERQRSMALRRMMQELPKADVIITNPTHFAVAIRYDASAMSAPTVVAKGQDYLALKIREVAKKHRIVTMENKPLARALYSQVEIGQQIPEEMFKAVAEVLAYVYKLQGKVK